The following is a genomic window from Sphingobacterium spiritivorum.
TGTCTTCAAAAAAGATGATCTGGAATTGCGTGCCAGACTTGGTTATAGCTTTGCTCTGCATACTTCCGGAGAAAAAAATAACTTCTTCTCCAGAAAAGCAGGCTTCAATGAATTGAGCCTTATGCTTTCCAAACCTTTTAAAATCGGAAACTATCAGTTTCCGCTGGGTTTGTGGGGAATGTGGAATCCGGTAGACAACCGTGCCTTATTACAATTTTCAGTGCAGGTCTATTCTTTCTGAGAATATGCAACACTTAATAAGGTGAGCGTATCGTAAATTATGTAAATTAGGAAAACAATAAACAGACATATAGAAACTGATGAGATATCATCGGCATAACAGACGCAACAGTACAGACAGACCTTGTGCTGCATGCCATACTAAATACTACAAATAACAATGATGGATAATAAAATAAGAATAGCCTGCTTTGGAGAGGTTTTATGGGATATCTTTCCGGGAGGCCAGCGAAGAATCGGAGGAGCACCTTTTAATGTAGCTTATCATCTTTATAAAATGGGTGTTGACGTGACTATGATCAGCAGTATCGGAGAAGATAATCTGGGTAAGGAAATTATACAGAAACTCAACGATTGGAATATGCATACTGATGGTATTCAGGTCAGTAACATTCACCCTACCAGTACAGTGATTGCTTCATTAGATGAAAATAATGAAGCGCACTATGATATTGTACAGGACGTTGCCTGGGATTTTATCAGCACAAGAGCTTCAGACAAACACTTGCTTGCGGAGACAGATGCATTTGTATTCGGCACTCTGGCTGCCCGTCAGGAACAATCCAGAAATACCTTATTTGAATTGCTTGAAGCAAGCAATTACAATGTATTTGACATCAACCTGCGACCTCCATATTACGATGTAAGACTCATTAAAGAGTTATTACATAAAACGCAGTTGGCCAAATTCAACAAGGCTGAACTCCGTATGATGCTGGATTTTCTGGGCAAAACCTACGAAAATGAAAAAGATAGCATCAGTTATCTTCAGGATACATTCGGTATGAATGAGATTATTGTCTCGAAAGGAAGTAAAGGAGCATTGTACGCCTGTAAAGGTGATTTTTATTTATATCCGACTGTGACTATAGAAGTAAAGGACACGGTAGGAAGCGGGGATTCCTTTTTAGCTGGTTTTTTATCCAAAAGACTGGAACAGGGAACTTCTCCACACGATATCATGCATCAGGCTGTATCATTAGGCGCATTTATTACTTCACACGAAGGCGCTTGTCCTGAATACTCGTTAGAAAAATATCAGCAGTTCAGAGATAGCCATCAGGTAATGGCTCTCCCGTTGTAATCTCTTCTAAACTATTAATTGTCAAAGGATATTTAAAAAGCGGGAATGATGGTTAAAATAGTAAAATTGAAAAAAAATTTGAATATATGTATTCAACTACGTAGTTTTGTATACAACAAATGCAACTCTAATACACTGATATTAAAAAAGATACAATGAACATAATAGACAGCCTGGGAATATTAGCTTTATCAACGCGATTGCAGCGACTGAGTGAACAGTTACGCAAAGAAGGAGCACTGCTTTATAAAGAGTTTGATATTGATTTTGAGCCTAAATGGTTCCCTGTGATATATACCTTGTTTCACAAAGGCACATTAAGTGTTGTAGAGATAGCCAGCGAAATCGGATACACCCATCCTTCAACCATTAATCTGCTGAAAGAGCTGGAAAATCAAAAATTGATCCGCTCAAAAAAAGATAAAATCGACGAACGTAAACGTCTGTTGCAACTCACGGCAAAAGGTACGGATCTGATTACAAAAATGGAGCCTGTATGGGATATTATGATTACCGTTCTGACTGAAATCACCAATAATCAAAACAACTTACTACAGGCCATACAGGAAACCGAACAACGAATAGCAGAGCAAAGTTTTATACAGCGCGCTATGGTTCTTAAAAATAAAAAGAATACAAAATCATGAGAATAGACTTAAGAAGTGATACACTTACATTGCCCACATCCGACATGAAAGAAGCCATGGAAAATGCGGCATTGGGTGATGATGTATATGGAGAGGATCCAAGTGTAAATCAACTGGAGAAGAAAGTTGCGGCAATGTTTGGAATGGAAGCCGCCCTCTTCTGTCCGACAGGCACGATGACCAATCAGCTGGCTATACGCGTGCACACACAACCCGGAGATGAGGTAATCTGTGACAAGTTATCACACATTTATCTGTATGAAGGTGGAGGTATAGCCCTGAATGCCTTTGCTTCGGTCAGACCATTGGATGGCGACCGTGGCAGAATCACCGCACAGATGGTCGAAGATTCCATTAATAATCCAAACGATGTACATCAGCCGGTAACGAGTCTGGTATCCTTAGAAAACACTGTTAATAAGGGCGGTGGAAGCATATATGATTTTGAAGAAATAAAAAAGATAAAAGAAGTATGTGTCCGCAAGGGACTTATCCTACATCTGGACGGAGCCAGGTTGTTTAATGCGTTAGTCGAAACAGATCAGCAGCCTCAGGATTACGGACATGTATTTGACAGTATATCGATCTGTTTGTCCAAGGGTCTGGGCTGTCCTGTAGGCTCTCTGTTAATCGGAACTTATACCGTAATTGCAAAGGCAAAACGCTTTCGGAAAGTGATGGGAGGTGGCTGGAGACAAGCCGGAGGATTAGCGGCAGCAGGTAATTATGCGCTTGACCATCACATTGCGTTACTCAAAGAGGATCACCGCAGGGCGAAAGAAATTGGCCGCATCCTCTCCCAGAATTCGTACGTTAAGAATGTATATCCTGTCGAAACAAATATTGTGCTGGCTGAATTATCTGAAGTAATGGAATCGGTAGACTTTGTTGCAAAACTAAAAGAGCTTGATGTACACTGTGTCTCGTTCGGTAAATATCTGGTCAGATTTGTGACCCATCTCGACTTCACAGATCAGCATTTGGAATTACTGGAAGAGAAATTGAAATTCTGATAAACGGGCAGACCGGACATACAATCATCTGTCCGGTCTCTTCCTATTCTTCAACGCTTAATGGTCGGGATAAAAGACAAAACGGGGACTATCAAAACTGATAGATTCGGGTGCAAAATAAAAAACACCCAGATACAGCAACTCCATTCCTGTACCCTGAATCAGTGAATCTCCTTTTTGGAGCAGAATAAAGGGCCTGATCTTATTTTCTTTCCAGCCGTACTGCTTATAACGATAGTCTCCCATTAAGGTATCATTAAAAACTTTGCCTTTTACTTCGCCCGAGTCGATCGCATTGCCCGGATACACGATCCGGTATTTGCCGTAGAAAGTATGCTCACCAAGCCTTAAATTCATATACGCTTTAATATTCTTATGAGTAGCCTTATATTTCCGGTATTCTTCCTTAGGAATATCAGATTGACAGGCTACTGTCAGTAAGGCGAAAAGTGTGCAAAAAGATAAGGTAAAAGTGGTTATTTTCTTCATTTTATAACGGATTGAATCGGTAGGCCTGCACATATCAGATCAGCATTCATCGTGATTATTTTCAGAACAGATGTACATTAGTACTAATGGGATGCAGTAAAACAGATAATTCCATAGAAATATATATAAATCTTACCCTTATAAGAGATTTAGTAGCTTTCCGGGAGAGAGCTGGCCACAAAAAAACAACATTTGGATTCCGGTTAATTATCTGATAAATTTGCAGTCTCTCCCCTGTTTCCTGAGGATAAATAAAAAAAATGAGAACTAAAATTGTACTGTATAACTCCCTCAAACTTATTGTTGCCTCTATGTTTATTGGCCTGGCCAGTGCACTACTGGCAGATTCCCTGAAACACCTGACAGAAGCATATCAGCACAGGATATTTCAAAATGCGGGACAGATCTCCCCTTTTCTGTATATTATACTCCCCTCAATCGGAATAACAATTATTTATTTTCTGCGAAAATATGCGTTTAAAAAAAGGCAGAACAAGGGGATAAAAGAAATCTACACAACATTAGAGACACGCAAAGATCATCTTCCTCTTTTCAAGATCCCTTCTCATTATTTCAATGGCTTCCTTACGGTTATATTCGGCGGTTCTACTGGAATCGAAGTATCTACAGTAGTGGCGACAGCCACCGTTGGAAATGCAATTCATAAAAAAAGTAAAGTAGCATTTGCCTATAAAAATGAACTGATCTGTGCAGGAGTAGCCGCCGGAGTAGCCACCTTATTCGGCAGTCCGGTTGCCGGCTGGTTGTTTGCAATGGAAGTGATCGCACGAAAAGTCAGCAGACCCATTCTGATCAGCTGTACAAGTTCAGTGTTGATCGCAAGTCTGTTTATCTATCTGATTGACAATAAACGACTGCTCCCCTATACCGTAGAGACCTGGAACTGGGCAGCTCTGCCTTATATTATCGGAGTCGGAATCTTAGGCGCAATACTGGCACTTTATTTTACAAAGATTGTCATACATGCAAAGAAGCTGTTCGGAGGAATCCGTAACAATTTTTTAAGGGTAAATCTGGGTGCTGTTACAGTCGGCATTCTGATTTTTTTTCTTCCCTATTTGTATGGAGACAGCTACCATGGTCTTCATGAAATTATTGAAATGGGTACACAGCAATCGTTCACAATTCCGTTCGGAATCCTGCTGCTGCTCCTGGTCATCCTAAAACCTCTTGCAGCCTCTCTCACATTAGGTGCTGGCGGAGATGGTGGAGTATTTGCACCGAGCATAGTGGCAGGCGCTTTTTTAGGTGTTCTCTTTGCGCAATTATGTAATACCTATCTTGGAACCGAACTTATCGTACTGAATTTTGCACTCTTCGGTGCAGCAGCGACATTATCAGCTGCTATTCATGCTCCGCTGACGGCTCTGTTTTTGATCTGCAGTATAGTACCCGGTGGTTATTTACTCTTCATCCCGATGGCGATCACGAGCTTTACAGCCAAGTACCTCGCCAAATGGTGCTATCCCTTCAATGTATATACGTATAAAGAAACAAAACTAGCTGTAATATCCCGCAATAAATAAAACGGTTGTCATTGCTCCTTTTCTGATAACTGTTTAATCTTCGTATATTAGCGCTGTTAAAGGGGTGTCAGAAGAATGAAGGCTTACGAATCTATTCCAGATTCCGAATTATTACTATATCTCGCAGAAAAAGATCATACTGCCTTTACCGAATTATACACCAGGCACTGGAAGGTTGTCTATGCAATATGCTTGAATCGTATCAAAGAGCCCGCCATCGCAGAAGATCTCGTACAGGATATTTTTTTATCCCTGTGGACACATGCACAACCCCAGAATATCCGCAATCTTGAAGCCTATTTATTCCAGGCAACCAAATTTTCCATCATTAAGCATATCAATAAAAGTCAGAAGCATCTTTACACAAATGAGTATGGATTATTCGATCAGTTAGAAGATTATAATCTGGATGAAGTCTTACACTACAAATGGGTAAAAGAATTAATTTTTCAGGAGGTAGAAAAATTACCTTTGAAAACACAACTCATCTTCAGGTATAGCAGACAGGATCACCTGAACAGTAAAGAAATCGCTGACAAATTAGATATCTCGCCCCGTACTGTTGAAAATCAAATCAGCAAAGTGCTTAAAATATTACGAAAAGTTGTAAAAACAATTATATTTTTTGCATTTTTTTCAATTTAAATCGTGCGTAGTTAAGGAGTTCGTGTACTATATCACTGAACAACTTAAACATCTATGCACATTCCTAAAGAAGTACAAGACGCTATACAAAAAGTTAATTCAGGAATTTCTAAACCTGAAGATCGTGCTATTATCACAGACTGGTATAACAGTTTTGACGATTCAAGTGCTGTAGTTGATGCTGCGACCAACGAAGAAGAAATAAAAAGCCGCATTCTGCAGGCAATAAACAAACGCAGGTCTGCAAAGCCATTACTCCGGCCCCTCTATTTCAGAATAGCCGCTGCAGCAAGTGCTCTGCTAGTTATGGGATACCTTGCATTTCGTCTCTATCCGGATCAGCCCGCAGATCTCAGTATCCAGGCCGGAGTACATCTCAATTACACAGACGGAGAACAGCAACAGATCAATTCAACAATGGAAGCCTTTTTAGATTCCACTGCCTTCGATAATCTGAGTGCTTATCAGAAAAACCGCAGTGAGCAGTTGCTGACGCTATCGACAGCAAAAGGCCAACTCTATAAATTTGTACTGAATGACGGTACCAAAATATGGTTGAATGCAGGATCCAAACTGACTATTATGCCGGCATTCAACGAACAGACCCGTACAGTGAAACTGATTGGTGAAGCCTATTTTGAAGTTGCCAAAAACGAAAAAGTTCCTTTTGAAGTCATTTCAGACAATCAGACAATACAGGTACTGGGTACTAAATTTAATGTCAAAGCCTATCATGACGAAGCCAGTATAACCCATCTGTATGAAGGTAAAATTGCCTTAAATACACCTGTACAATCTGAAATTGTCCTTCCCGGACAGGCTGTCATTAATGAATTGGGCAGACTGGAGGCCAAACAGGAAAATCAAAGCATTAGCAAAGAATGGACTTCATCTATCTTTTCTTTTTCCAATCAGAATATGACAGACATACTTACCAATCTCTCCCGGTTTTATAATGTACAGCTTGATTACCAAAGTACTGTACCTGATAAATTATTTACCGGAAAAATACAACGGAATTCTTCCCTGTCCGATGTACTGGATATGTTAAGTGCAGTATCAGGGGGCAGTTTCAAAATCAAAGACCGCACTGTTAGCATCGAATTTAAAAACTCAAAATAATCACTAAATCATTTACATGAAATCTAAACCTCTACAAAAAAGTTTAGCTATCGTCAGGGCTTTGCTGCTGCCAGTAAATATGGCGACCTTTCTCACCTTGGGAATGGTTACTATGGCATCAGCCAATACCTTTGCACAGCGCATTACACTCAAAGCAGACAACCAGTCTTTACGCAATGTATTACAAACACTGGAGAAAGAATCGGGATACTTCTTTCTCTATGAAAACAATGTCGTAGACAACAAGAGATTAACAATTCAGCTGGAAGATGCCACCATCAGTCAGGCACTTGAAAAAATCGCCAAAGAAGAAAATCTGGCGTACAAAATTGTCAACAAGACGATAACCTTATTCCATGCATCTGCCACAGTAAAACAAGACAGTCATGTCAACGGTAAGATCTTACTGAAAGATACGGACAATCCGATTCCTTATAGTCTGGTAGGTGTAACCGTACAGGTAAAAGGTACAGCCAATGCTGTCAAAACTAATAATGCAGGTGAGTTTAACATTAAAGCGGAGAAAAACAGCGTTCTGATCATCTCATACATTGGTTTTCAGAAAAAGGAAATTACAGTGTCCAATCCCCGTGTTCCCCTAAATATCGTTCTGGAACAGAGCAACGATTATCTGGATGAAGTAATTGTTACCGGATACGGGACAAAAGAGACTAAAGCCAATCAGGTAGGTAGTGCCTTTACGCTGACATCCAAAGATCTGGAAAGAAGACCGGCATTAAGAATAGATGCCTTACTGGAAGGTGTGGTACCGGGCGTTCAATTTCAGGCTCAGGATCAAAACAACAGCTCACCCCGCAGCCGGTTCAGCACACGCGTACGTGGTGAATCTTCGGCTCCGAATGGAAATGCGTCCAATGAACCGTTATGGGTACTTGACGGCGTGCCGCTTTATACCGGAGGAACCACCAATATGACACCCGGTCTGAATGTAAGTATAAGCCCCCTCACCTATCTCAATCCGGATGATATTGAATCTATCACCGTATTGAAAGATGCGACAGCTACATCCATCTATGGAGCAAACGGATCAAACGGAGTTATCTTAGTAACCACCAAAAAAGGAAAAGGACCTAC
Proteins encoded in this region:
- a CDS encoding MarR family winged helix-turn-helix transcriptional regulator, which produces MNIIDSLGILALSTRLQRLSEQLRKEGALLYKEFDIDFEPKWFPVIYTLFHKGTLSVVEIASEIGYTHPSTINLLKELENQKLIRSKKDKIDERKRLLQLTAKGTDLITKMEPVWDIMITVLTEITNNQNNLLQAIQETEQRIAEQSFIQRAMVLKNKKNTKS
- a CDS encoding FecR family protein, translating into MHIPKEVQDAIQKVNSGISKPEDRAIITDWYNSFDDSSAVVDAATNEEEIKSRILQAINKRRSAKPLLRPLYFRIAAAASALLVMGYLAFRLYPDQPADLSIQAGVHLNYTDGEQQQINSTMEAFLDSTAFDNLSAYQKNRSEQLLTLSTAKGQLYKFVLNDGTKIWLNAGSKLTIMPAFNEQTRTVKLIGEAYFEVAKNEKVPFEVISDNQTIQVLGTKFNVKAYHDEASITHLYEGKIALNTPVQSEIVLPGQAVINELGRLEAKQENQSISKEWTSSIFSFSNQNMTDILTNLSRFYNVQLDYQSTVPDKLFTGKIQRNSSLSDVLDMLSAVSGGSFKIKDRTVSIEFKNSK
- a CDS encoding carbohydrate kinase family protein, producing MDNKIRIACFGEVLWDIFPGGQRRIGGAPFNVAYHLYKMGVDVTMISSIGEDNLGKEIIQKLNDWNMHTDGIQVSNIHPTSTVIASLDENNEAHYDIVQDVAWDFISTRASDKHLLAETDAFVFGTLAARQEQSRNTLFELLEASNYNVFDINLRPPYYDVRLIKELLHKTQLAKFNKAELRMMLDFLGKTYENEKDSISYLQDTFGMNEIIVSKGSKGALYACKGDFYLYPTVTIEVKDTVGSGDSFLAGFLSKRLEQGTSPHDIMHQAVSLGAFITSHEGACPEYSLEKYQQFRDSHQVMALPL
- a CDS encoding RNA polymerase sigma factor — its product is MKAYESIPDSELLLYLAEKDHTAFTELYTRHWKVVYAICLNRIKEPAIAEDLVQDIFLSLWTHAQPQNIRNLEAYLFQATKFSIIKHINKSQKHLYTNEYGLFDQLEDYNLDEVLHYKWVKELIFQEVEKLPLKTQLIFRYSRQDHLNSKEIADKLDISPRTVENQISKVLKILRKVVKTIIFFAFFSI
- a CDS encoding chloride channel protein → MRTKIVLYNSLKLIVASMFIGLASALLADSLKHLTEAYQHRIFQNAGQISPFLYIILPSIGITIIYFLRKYAFKKRQNKGIKEIYTTLETRKDHLPLFKIPSHYFNGFLTVIFGGSTGIEVSTVVATATVGNAIHKKSKVAFAYKNELICAGVAAGVATLFGSPVAGWLFAMEVIARKVSRPILISCTSSVLIASLFIYLIDNKRLLPYTVETWNWAALPYIIGVGILGAILALYFTKIVIHAKKLFGGIRNNFLRVNLGAVTVGILIFFLPYLYGDSYHGLHEIIEMGTQQSFTIPFGILLLLLVILKPLAASLTLGAGGDGGVFAPSIVAGAFLGVLFAQLCNTYLGTELIVLNFALFGAAATLSAAIHAPLTALFLICSIVPGGYLLFIPMAITSFTAKYLAKWCYPFNVYTYKETKLAVISRNK
- a CDS encoding threonine aldolase family protein — its product is MRIDLRSDTLTLPTSDMKEAMENAALGDDVYGEDPSVNQLEKKVAAMFGMEAALFCPTGTMTNQLAIRVHTQPGDEVICDKLSHIYLYEGGGIALNAFASVRPLDGDRGRITAQMVEDSINNPNDVHQPVTSLVSLENTVNKGGGSIYDFEEIKKIKEVCVRKGLILHLDGARLFNALVETDQQPQDYGHVFDSISICLSKGLGCPVGSLLIGTYTVIAKAKRFRKVMGGGWRQAGGLAAAGNYALDHHIALLKEDHRRAKEIGRILSQNSYVKNVYPVETNIVLAELSEVMESVDFVAKLKELDVHCVSFGKYLVRFVTHLDFTDQHLELLEEKLKF